The stretch of DNA TGAATGGTACGGGAGCTGGTGGTGGTGGTGGCGGTGGCGGTGGAGCTGCTGGTCTTGGGGGAACAGGCGCTTTTGGTGGTGGTGGCTCTTTTGGTATTTATATCCATGCGAATGGAAGTAATGGACGAATTGAACATTGTCATGTCTTGGCAGGCAATAGCGGTTTGGGAGGCAGTGGTGGTCAGGGAGGAAACGGAGGAAATGGTGGTCAGGGAGGAGCAGGTGGTTTGGGATCGGCTATTGAAGTTCAAGATGGTGGTGCTGGTGGTGCTGGCGGACAAGGAGGTAACGGAGGAAATGGCGGAAATGGGCAAGATGGGATTGCGAGAAATATTTATTGGAGTGGCATCGGGAATCGTCCAGTTTCACAAGATTCTACCTATGCCTTGTATAATCAGCAAGTAATTTATGCAACCAATGTCAATTGCACCAATAGCCCTGTGTTATTTAGAGATTCTGCTCAAATGCCGACGCACCCCTTAACAACGGAAAATCCTCAATTGTTTCCAATTGGATTGCCCAATACCTCCGTAACAAATTGGACTTTTGATGCGATGGGAACCCATGCGATACCTGCAATGGGGACGTTTAATGCCGATACCACCAGATACGATTCAATTGGGCGTTATACCATTTTTCACAACACTTGTTTGGGTTGCCCAGCAGCAGGGGGAATTATGGGGGATGCCTTGCAAGAATACCGAGGTTTTCACAACATCACTTTTGACAAAAATTATCAACCTGAGATATTGAGTTCTGCCAACTTGATCGGCTCCGATACTTTTCAGTTGTGTCTAGGAGATTATGCAACTTTTTCAAGTTCTACAGCAGGCGATAGTTTGGAATGGAATTTTGATGGAGCGATTACCAACCCAGGAAATGTTCAACATGTTCCTATTCATCAATTTAATAGAGCAGGATTTTTTAAAGTAGAATTGTCGATGGTAACCAGTTGCTGTGGAAGGAGTTCTATTGATACTATTTATTTATACGTTAATCCTACTCCTGCTGTAAGTAATAACCCTATTCAAACGAGTTGTGCTGGGGCTGAAACGAGTTTAGGGATTATTGGTATGACAGCACAGGATACGGCTATTTGGTCTCCGAGTACTAACCTTACTATTCTATCTAAGGATTCGGTTCTCGTTAGCCCTACCGTAACCACGACTTATTCTGCAACAGTCTATTCTGCTGTTAAGGTTGGAGCGCAAACCATCTTAACTTGTCCTACCGTACTTAATTATACCATAACGGTGGATTCGTTACCAAACCCTATGATGTCCTCTACTGCGGTGATTTGTGAAAATGATGGAACGGCTAGTGTCAGCTTAACAGGAGGGATGTATGATTTTGTATGGTCAAATGGTGCTGTTGCAACGAATACAAATAGTGCTTCTATTACAGGATTAAGTGTAGGGAATTATTGCGTTACTGTTACAAATGTTATAACAGGATGCATCGACAGTGCTTGTGTTACGGTTGGATTAAGTTCAAGTGCACCGATTGGTTTTGCCAATACTATTACAGGAGTTTCTTGTTTTGGTCATACTGATGGTTGTGTTACCATAGGAACCACTAATGGAACAGCGCCCTTTACCTATGTTTGGGACACGCTTGTTCCTGGTATTATCTCTGTTACAGCGACAGATTATACGGTTTGTAATTTAGCTACAGGAACCTATAGGGTAACCTCTACGGATGCGGTAGGTTGTCGCTCTATTTTTAGTTTTGATATTACTACTCCTGATATATTGTCTTTTAATGTTCTGGATAGCCTAAATCCTCTTTGTGGGGCTGATGGTCGGATTGAAATGGAAGTATTAGGAGGAACGGGAAACTTGAGTTTTATTTGGTCAACAGGAGATACAACAGGAACGGTATTAGATAGTTTGGACGCAGGAAGTTATTGTATGACGGTTGTAGATGCCAATAATTGCTCCGATTCAGTATGTGTTTTACTTCAACAGCAACAAACCTTAACCACAGCTGTGAATGTGTTATCTCCTATTCTTTGTCAGGGAGACAGTGCTTGTGCAGAAGTGATAGTATCGGGGGGATCAGGAGCTTATTCTTATACTTGGAATAGCGGTTCATCCGTCTATTTTTCAGGAGCTATGACCTGTGGTTTAGTAGCAGATACAAATTTTTATCGCATTATGATAAGCGATAGTATTAGTGGTTGCTCAGTGATGGATAGTATTTTGATTATAGAACCCAATGCGTTGACAGCTTCTATCAATGCGACTGGAGTTGCCTGTGTAGGGGATTCAACTGGAATTGCAACGGTAACAGTACAAGGGGGGAGTCCTCCCTATTCTTATCAATGGGGAAATGGAGCGCAGGGACAAAATACGCCAACAGTGACAGGATTGATAGGTGGGCAAAGGATATGTGTAACGGTGTCCGATATAAATGGATGTCAAGTACTAAGTTGTGATACGGTTGCTCAGCCTTCAACACCACTGCTTGTAAATGCGATGATTACTTCCGATTATAATGGTTTTGATCTTTCTTGTTCAACCAGTTGTGATGGGGGCATTGATTTGGCGATTACAGGAGGAGTTCCCAATTATACAGTTTTATGGAATACTGGTGCGACAACAGATTCTTTGTTAAATCTATGTGCAGGACAGTATCGTGTAACGGTGACAGATAGCAACAATTGTAGGGTCAAAGATTCTATTGTATTGACAGCACCAACAAGTTTAACTAGCTCAATATTTCATCAAGTAAACGTTAGCTGTAAAGGAGGAAATGACGCTTGTGTCGATTTGATTGCTTCAGGGGGCGTTCCTGATTATACTTATTCGATTCAGGTTGGAAATTCTCCTGATACAACAGGCTCTTTTTGTAATTTGGGAGCAGGCATGTATACTATTACAACGACAGACTTAAATTTATGTGCTACTACAATTACCGTTTATATTACAGAGCCCGATTCTTTACCTCAGGTAGATTTGGCAGTTGTCTCAGATTATAATGGGCAGGCAATTAGTTGTTACAATGCTTGTGATGGCGCAATTAAAGCAACCGCAGCAGGTGGAACAATGCCTTATATTTATATTTGGGGAGGGCTTGCCCAATCGGCAACAACTATAACAGGTTTGTGTGCAGGGAGCTATGAGGTAGTGATAACCGATTCTTTGGGTTGTGTAGATTCTGCAAATTTATCACTTATAGAACCACCAAAACTTGATCATTTACTGATACAACATACTGATATTAATTGTTTTGGGGATAGCTCTGGGGCGGTACATTTTCAGTTAATAGGAGGAACAGGATCGTTTACCTATACAGCAGATAGTATCACAATACCAATACCTAGCGATAGCTTACAAATAAGTGGCTTGTCAGCAGGCAATTATAGTTGGATTGTAACAGACTTAAATGGTTGCCAAGATACCTTAGAACAAAATTTGACAACCTTGGACACGCTAAAAGTAATTGCAGAATGGGTACAGGATGTTAGTTGTTATGGTGGAACGAATGGAATGGGGCAAGCGGTTGTAATTGGGCGAGATTCTTCGGCTGTTCAGTATAGATGGAGTAATGGCACAACAAATAGGCTGGCTCATAATTTATCAGCCGTAGGAGGAGAAACTTGGTATGCTATAGAAGTCGTTGATTCTATGGGCTGTCGGGCTATAGATAGTTTAGCCATTCGTCAACCCACAGCAATTGTCGCAACAGCAATAGGAGATACAGTAAGTTGCCTTAATTATACAGATGGTATCATTCGTTTAGACACGATCCATGGAGGAACAGCACCTTATTTATATTCCTATACAAAAGCTGGTCCTTACAGCAATGTAAACATGCTGTCACAAGGGTTAGGGGTAGGCAACTATACTGTTTATATACAAGATGGGAATGGCTGTATAGATTCTATCAGCAATATTCAGATTCAAAATGCAATTGATTATAACCTTGTTGCTTATCAAAGCCAAACCATCAATGCAGGAGAAACAGTAAGGCTTTATGGAACAGTTTCTTCGAATACAATAGACAGTTCAACCGTTTCTTGGGCTCAATTTGATCCTAATACAAGTGCCTATAAGTTGCTATTTACAGGAGCAACAGCTTTAGAAGGTTTTACGCCAGATCCTTTTTATACTGATATGCAGTTTATTTTATCGTTAAACAATGGTTGCGGAGATAGTTCAGTAGTCACCATAAGTGTCCATCAAGATTCAACGATTTATATTCCCAATGCATTTAGCCCTAATGGTGATGGAATCAATGATGTTTTTACAGTGTATGGAACTCAAAAAGTTCAAAAAATTAAACAACTAATGGTTTTTGATCGTTGGGGAGAATTAATTTATCAAGGGGCAGATTTACAGGTGGATATGGAAGGGTGGAATGGCTATTTTAGAGGCAAAAAAATGAACCCAGCAGTATTTGTATATTATGCGGAAATCGAATTGTTGGACGGTACGCTGATAACAAAAAAAGGAGACATTACCCTGATTCGATAGAAGAAAAAACGGCTTGTTATCTCTAAAAACACAAAAAGCTGCTTGCATCATCTTACGCAAGCAGCTTTTCTTAAAAAGAAAGATGGCTTATAATGAATGTATTAGCGCATCAATATTATTATCTTCAACTAATTTTTTAGTGAAAATTTTGTGCCCTTTAGGAGCAAAAAGATGCAATTGCCCTTTTTTAACAGAAGCCATTGTACTCAACAATTTCCATCTTGTCACTAATTTTCTAGTATTATCGCATTTTAAAGCTATTTCAGAATAATGAGTAGCATCATCAATAGTGAAAGACACATCTGGTTGTACTTGGTCATTTGTGGACTTGTTCGTAAAAATTTTTGGATCATCGTATCCCTCAGATGTTGTTTGTATAGAG from Aureispira anguillae encodes:
- a CDS encoding T9SS type B sorting domain-containing protein; translated protein: MLYSKTTCLSGLVYALFLVLLLPFKLTANDLAGKDISYICVGPNQYSITLNIYRDCTGIDEPRTSVISWVGSCGSGSLIVHRVSRSDITPLCPNQHSACGGGSGSYGIERHSYSGIVTLPPSCTNVVFSSRRCCRNNSNNTLSSAAYLEAHLDNTVAPCNNSPSFGNVPTIFSCVNTLVNYDPGPFDADGDSLSYELTSCLKEAGNSAAYAVGYSGSMPFGSWVPITINPVTGVISFTPIVPFIADVCVIVREYRNGVLIGSVMRDMQFRTLNCPNQNPVLSGINGQGNHASDFEITVCHSTPFCFDIIGSDSLNPNDILSMSSSSTIQNSTFTVSGAGVPSGNQITGTFCWTPTAFDVGIHRLLVTIEDNSCPLVGQNQYTYIIRVIPSPYDPIDAGTDVNICLGDSIALSATTTATNVAQYIWSPSRGLSDPTIPNPIASPSTTTVYTVRAVHSDGCSSTDQVRVEIRGQPTLFLPTQSLTVCGGTTFSIRATTNLLGMNFSFTELYGGMNALPATVNGREGMTLITAPTTAGTYPILCEVTNPLTGCSTSEVLLINVSQPITLASCNHIYASTSGAITGMGTKVDPVTLEEALRRANCNNTIVKLATGTYAIDTTLNITNHLTLEGGFIENQDWIKTSAIGATTLHRTRNNAVGIQNIDRHLTAINVLGATNFRLQDLTITTADAIVPSTSTYGIYMDNASNYNITRVNIEIGNAANGMNGNDGCSGADGTAGDVGQNGLPDGTSANIQGGNGGFGGNSCGSAAVLFGGGGGRNADMGNGMGTGADGTSATPGVVDGGAGGGGGRGGNAIDGNDGGPSGRGGTPLNPPFSGCSATAAGLGSNVAGGLGGGRNTLGDGLPVNNGVPVIGEDGYPGIDGINGCVGADGGMGLLGTRYQIGTQGATGMAGSGGSGGGGGGGGGGQGGACGCVNGTGAGGGGGGGGGAAGLGGTGAFGGGGSFGIYIHANGSNGRIEHCHVLAGNSGLGGSGGQGGNGGNGGQGGAGGLGSAIEVQDGGAGGAGGQGGNGGNGGNGQDGIARNIYWSGIGNRPVSQDSTYALYNQQVIYATNVNCTNSPVLFRDSAQMPTHPLTTENPQLFPIGLPNTSVTNWTFDAMGTHAIPAMGTFNADTTRYDSIGRYTIFHNTCLGCPAAGGIMGDALQEYRGFHNITFDKNYQPEILSSANLIGSDTFQLCLGDYATFSSSTAGDSLEWNFDGAITNPGNVQHVPIHQFNRAGFFKVELSMVTSCCGRSSIDTIYLYVNPTPAVSNNPIQTSCAGAETSLGIIGMTAQDTAIWSPSTNLTILSKDSVLVSPTVTTTYSATVYSAVKVGAQTILTCPTVLNYTITVDSLPNPMMSSTAVICENDGTASVSLTGGMYDFVWSNGAVATNTNSASITGLSVGNYCVTVTNVITGCIDSACVTVGLSSSAPIGFANTITGVSCFGHTDGCVTIGTTNGTAPFTYVWDTLVPGIISVTATDYTVCNLATGTYRVTSTDAVGCRSIFSFDITTPDILSFNVLDSLNPLCGADGRIEMEVLGGTGNLSFIWSTGDTTGTVLDSLDAGSYCMTVVDANNCSDSVCVLLQQQQTLTTAVNVLSPILCQGDSACAEVIVSGGSGAYSYTWNSGSSVYFSGAMTCGLVADTNFYRIMISDSISGCSVMDSILIIEPNALTASINATGVACVGDSTGIATVTVQGGSPPYSYQWGNGAQGQNTPTVTGLIGGQRICVTVSDINGCQVLSCDTVAQPSTPLLVNAMITSDYNGFDLSCSTSCDGGIDLAITGGVPNYTVLWNTGATTDSLLNLCAGQYRVTVTDSNNCRVKDSIVLTAPTSLTSSIFHQVNVSCKGGNDACVDLIASGGVPDYTYSIQVGNSPDTTGSFCNLGAGMYTITTTDLNLCATTITVYITEPDSLPQVDLAVVSDYNGQAISCYNACDGAIKATAAGGTMPYIYIWGGLAQSATTITGLCAGSYEVVITDSLGCVDSANLSLIEPPKLDHLLIQHTDINCFGDSSGAVHFQLIGGTGSFTYTADSITIPIPSDSLQISGLSAGNYSWIVTDLNGCQDTLEQNLTTLDTLKVIAEWVQDVSCYGGTNGMGQAVVIGRDSSAVQYRWSNGTTNRLAHNLSAVGGETWYAIEVVDSMGCRAIDSLAIRQPTAIVATAIGDTVSCLNYTDGIIRLDTIHGGTAPYLYSYTKAGPYSNVNMLSQGLGVGNYTVYIQDGNGCIDSISNIQIQNAIDYNLVAYQSQTINAGETVRLYGTVSSNTIDSSTVSWAQFDPNTSAYKLLFTGATALEGFTPDPFYTDMQFILSLNNGCGDSSVVTISVHQDSTIYIPNAFSPNGDGINDVFTVYGTQKVQKIKQLMVFDRWGELIYQGADLQVDMEGWNGYFRGKKMNPAVFVYYAEIELLDGTLITKKGDITLIR